AGCAAATTGAACAGCTGGAGGAGGTACTTGCATGTTTGCCAAAGGACAGACAGTAATTAGCTACATGGAGCAATTGGCTCCGAAATACTTGGCAGTTCCAGACGATAGAATTGGGCTTCAACTGGGTAGTCTGCAAAAGGAAATCAAAAGTATATTAGTAGCCCTGGATGTTAATGATGAGGTTGTTGAAGAAGCAATCCGCATAAAAGCTGATCTCATTATTGCGCATCATGCGATTATATTCCGCCCACTAAAAGCTTTGAACACGGACCAGCCTGCAGGCAGATTGTATGAAAAGCTGATCAAGAATGATATTGCTGTCTACATCAGTCATACGAATCTGGATACGGCTGAGGACGGCATGAATGATTGGATGGCAGAAGCACTGGGGATTCAAAGTGAAGGTACGCTGGAGGATGTTCACACCGAGCAATTATTCAAGCTTGTCGTTTTCGTACCCAAAACACATCATCAACGTGTACTGGATGCCGTACTGAATGCGGGAGCTGGACATATCGGCAACTACAGCCATTGCAGCTTTAACATTGATGGTTATGGAACTTTTGTACCGGGTGAAGGCACACAGCCGTTTTTGGGTGAGCCAGGTAAAATGGAACGTAGTGAAGAAGTTCGTATTGAGACCATTGTACCGCAGGGTGTACGCAATAAAGTTGTCCAAGCGATGCTGAAGGCTCATCCTTATGAAGAGGTGGCTTATGACCTGTACCCTATGGATTTGAAAGGTCGTACCTTTGGTTTGGGACGAGTGGGCAAGCTCAAGGAAGCCCGCACGTTACGGGAGTTTGTAGATGTTGTGAAAAAAGGTCTCAACGTTGAGCATGTACGTGTGGTGGGTGACTTGGACCGTATGATCAAAAAAGCAGCCGTGCTTGGAGGCTCTGGCAGCCGCTATGTGAATAAGTCGCTTTTTAAAGGCGCTGACGTATTAGTGACGGGGGATATCGACTATCACACGGCTCACGATGCCCTGATGGCAGGCATTGCTATTATTGACCCTGGACATAACGCAGAAAAGATTATGAAGCCTAAAACCGCAGATTGGATGCGCAGACGCTTGGCAGAAGGTCGATACTCAACGGAAGTATACGTATCTGAAGTGGACACTGAGCCTTTTCAATTTTTGTAAAAACTTCCATCTATGAGATGATAAAGGTGAACTATTACATTTTTTCGTAGGGAGAGGTTGTATGCGAAAGTTGATAGCCGATTCTGTGATTCATGCCTATCCAGGGATGGTTGCAGTTGTTACTTCCCGCTATGAGGGAGTAAATAATGTCATGGCCTCAGGCTGGCATACATATATCGGATCATCACCGGGCATGTATGGCATTTCATTGAGGAAGGAAACGTATTCTTACGGACTGATTAAGAAAAGTGGAGGCTTTGGTGTTCAGTTTTTGCCTGCGCACAGATCGGAATGGATTCAGGCTGCAGGTACCTTTAGTGGTAAAAATGTAGATAAATTTCAGCAGTTTGGGATTGCATATGAGGACGGAATTTCAGTGGATGTGCCTATATTGCTGGAAGCGTATCTCGCTTATGAGTGTAAAGTCGTGGATATTCATACCTATGGAGATCATGATTGGATCGTCGGTGAAATACAGCAGACCTACCGGGATGATGAACTATTTCTCGATGAGGACGTTCCTGATTTTAGTAAGCTTTCAATTCCGTTATACGTGGGAAGGTCTGCTTACTACGTGGCAGATGATTCATTACAGAGAAAGGTACATCCGTTTTATTTGAGCAAGTAAAAAGAGATCTCTATAATTTACAATATTTTCAGGGTTGTATCATTCACGCGTTCCCTGTATACTATGTAATGTTGTTCGGAAAGTTTGACAGACAATCGCTGGTGGCGTAAGCCACGAGAGGAAAGTCCGGGCTCCATAGGGCAGGATGCTGGATAACGTCCAGTCAGCGCGAGTTGAAGGATAGTGCCACAGAAATGGACCGCCGATGGCCGCTTGCGGCACAGGCAAGGATGGAACCGAGGTGTAAGAGACCCCGAGGAACGCTGGTGACTTCGTTCCTGGTAAACCCCATCTGGAGCAAGACCTAAAGGGACACAGCTTCTTCGCGAAGCAGCCTTAGCCCGAGGCGTGTCTAGGTTGGTCGCTGGAGCTGGATAGCAATGTTCGGCCTAGATAGATGATTGTCGCTTTTAGTGGGAGGGTAGTTCCCGTCTGTACCACGAATAGCACAGAACCCGGCTTACGGAAAACTTTCCCCACTGCAACACCTTAAAATGTATGAATCTATTTTATTAATGACCTGTTTGCATGAGAAATCTTTAATCCAAATGTATTTGTTGCATTAAAAAGGGTGCGTCATATTCCTGTGGGAATGATGAAGCACCCTTTTTAATGTACAGCCGGATTGCGCAAAATCCGTACATTTATAGAATGAAGCCCCCAGCATAGCACTGGAGGCTTCATTCTGTTTTTTTGACTTACAAATCCTGTGTCGTATAAACGTGCGAGGATGAGACTTGCAATCAGCACTCTATTAACGCGCGTTTCTTACTACATTTTCCTCCATATACATCTTCAACGCCCGATCCAATCGGTCAACTGCTTTTGGAAGCAGGCTTGGATCGGTATGCGTGAAGTTGATTCGCATATGGTTGCTGCCGCTCAGGTCAGCATAGAAAACTTGTCCAGGCACAAATGCGACTCCTTCCTGAATCGCGAGTTGCAGCAACTGCTCAGAACGGAAGCCTTCAGGTAAGGTAACCCACATAAACATGCCACCAAGTGCATCATTCCAAGTGATTCCTTCCCATTGGCGTTCTTTCATTAACGATGTAAGACGCAGCATACGAGTGTGATACTCAGCGGACACGGTACGTATATGTCCCTCCAAATCAAAGAAGTCCAACAGTTCATTCAAAGCACGCTGGTCAATACTGCTGGAGTGCAAATCAGCAGATTGTTTGGCATTCGCGGTCTTAACGACGATCGCTTGATCGGCCACCAACCATCCAGAGCGAACACCTGGAGCGACAGTTTTAGAGAATGTAGAAGTGTACATTACATGACCGTCGCCACCTAGCTGTTGATCAATAGAAAATAGGGATGGGAAGTTAAGGTTCTCATCAAATTTGAGTCGCCCGTAAGGATCGTCTTCAAAAATTAAAGTTCCGTATTTACGGCA
This window of the Paenibacillus polymyxa genome carries:
- a CDS encoding PLP-dependent aminotransferase family protein — its product is MEYKFSGMARTQGSSMVRDILKLTQGTDVLSLAGGLPADAFFPVEAVAKAYERVFRLGGTTALQYGLTEGYIPLRERLAAIMSSQGISVTRDNILMTTGSQQTIDLVSRVLLDPQDTVLVESPTYLAALQVFNSYGANIVSVNTDANGMQLDDLEAKIKLHQPKFVYVIPTFSNPAGSVWSMERRTGVVELCRKYGTLIFEDDPYGRLKFDENLNFPSLFSIDQQLGGDGHVMYTSTFSKTVAPGVRSGWLVADQAIVVKTANAKQSADLHSSSIDQRALNELLDFFDLEGHIRTVSAEYHTRMLRLTSLMKERQWEGITWNDALGGMFMWVTLPEGFRSEQLLQLAIQEGVAFVPGQVFYADLSGSNHMRINFTHTDPSLLPKAVDRLDRALKMYMEENVVRNAR
- a CDS encoding Nif3-like dinuclear metal center hexameric protein gives rise to the protein MFAKGQTVISYMEQLAPKYLAVPDDRIGLQLGSLQKEIKSILVALDVNDEVVEEAIRIKADLIIAHHAIIFRPLKALNTDQPAGRLYEKLIKNDIAVYISHTNLDTAEDGMNDWMAEALGIQSEGTLEDVHTEQLFKLVVFVPKTHHQRVLDAVLNAGAGHIGNYSHCSFNIDGYGTFVPGEGTQPFLGEPGKMERSEEVRIETIVPQGVRNKVVQAMLKAHPYEEVAYDLYPMDLKGRTFGLGRVGKLKEARTLREFVDVVKKGLNVEHVRVVGDLDRMIKKAAVLGGSGSRYVNKSLFKGADVLVTGDIDYHTAHDALMAGIAIIDPGHNAEKIMKPKTADWMRRRLAEGRYSTEVYVSEVDTEPFQFL
- a CDS encoding flavin reductase family protein, translating into MRKLIADSVIHAYPGMVAVVTSRYEGVNNVMASGWHTYIGSSPGMYGISLRKETYSYGLIKKSGGFGVQFLPAHRSEWIQAAGTFSGKNVDKFQQFGIAYEDGISVDVPILLEAYLAYECKVVDIHTYGDHDWIVGEIQQTYRDDELFLDEDVPDFSKLSIPLYVGRSAYYVADDSLQRKVHPFYLSK